In Procambarus clarkii isolate CNS0578487 chromosome 50, FALCON_Pclarkii_2.0, whole genome shotgun sequence, one genomic interval encodes:
- the LOC123756800 gene encoding latent-transforming growth factor beta-binding protein 4 isoform X2 — translation MRSVIGTILTITTSLQVLQPARAVDSWGEEFCRASLCGIMPPARWKGCCVTYRRCCAYVEYVSPQGPFSFEEPLSNTQELFLVPIKPPEASQKPSAVARNPPSRSLPLQEASTSRIQADQPQPGALPRPQARPQARPQARPQARPQARPTARPQARPTARPTARPQARPQARRPPPISYSLVKPRPPSGASKQPPRTYNDVIRKVDAMHCKAKYCSLLGADKQRRCCDVYSQCCAYANLPHSNNPFYFEKNPVNY, via the exons ATGCGTAGCGTCATAGGCAccatcctcaccatcaccacctccctccagGTCCTACAGCCAGCAAG AGCTGTGGACAGCTGGGGAGAGGAGTTCTGCCGCGCCTCACTCTGTGGGATCATGCCCCCTGCCCGCTGGAAGGGCTGttgtgtgacctaccgccgctgctGCGCCTACGTCGAGTATGTCAGCCCCCAGG GTCCGTTCTCCTTCGAGGAACCACTGTCAAATACTCAAGAGCTGTTCTTAGTGCCGATAAAACCTCCAGAGGCGTCACAAAAGCCTTCAGCAGTAGCAAGAAATCCCCCATCAAG GTCTTTGCCGCTCCAGGAAGCCTCGACATCACGCATTCAGGCGGACCAGCCCCAACCCGGAGCTCTCCCAAGGCCCCAAGCCAGGCCCCAAGCCAGGCCCCAAGCCAGGCCCCAAGCCAGGCCCCAAGCCAGGCCCACAGCCAGGCCCCAAGCCAggcccacagccaggcccacagCCAGGCCCCAAGCCAGGCCCCAAGCCAGGCGCCCGCCGCCCATTAGCTACTCACTGGTCAAGCCTCGACCACCGTCCGGCGCTTCTAAACAACCTCCGAGGACCTACAATGACGT CATCAGGAAGGTGGACGCGATGCACTGCAAGGCCAAGTACTGTAGTCTGCTGGGAGCTGACAAGCAGAGGCGCTGCTGCGACGTGTACAGCCAGTGCTGCGCCTACGCCAACCTCCCTCACAGCAACA ATCCCTTCTACTTCGAGAAGAACCCTGTGAACTACTAG
- the LOC123756800 gene encoding latent-transforming growth factor beta-binding protein 4 isoform X1: protein MKAHQPSETVLANLSKTLRELCPPHQKGPADTMRSVIGTILTITTSLQVLQPARAVDSWGEEFCRASLCGIMPPARWKGCCVTYRRCCAYVEYVSPQGPFSFEEPLSNTQELFLVPIKPPEASQKPSAVARNPPSRSLPLQEASTSRIQADQPQPGALPRPQARPQARPQARPQARPQARPTARPQARPTARPTARPQARPQARRPPPISYSLVKPRPPSGASKQPPRTYNDVIRKVDAMHCKAKYCSLLGADKQRRCCDVYSQCCAYANLPHSNNPFYFEKNPVNY, encoded by the exons ATGAAGGCACACCAGCCATCAGAGACCGTCTTGGCCAACCTGTCCAAGACGTTGAGGGAGCTGTGTCCGCCCCACCAGAAGGGTCCAG CAGACACCATGCGTAGCGTCATAGGCAccatcctcaccatcaccacctccctccagGTCCTACAGCCAGCAAG AGCTGTGGACAGCTGGGGAGAGGAGTTCTGCCGCGCCTCACTCTGTGGGATCATGCCCCCTGCCCGCTGGAAGGGCTGttgtgtgacctaccgccgctgctGCGCCTACGTCGAGTATGTCAGCCCCCAGG GTCCGTTCTCCTTCGAGGAACCACTGTCAAATACTCAAGAGCTGTTCTTAGTGCCGATAAAACCTCCAGAGGCGTCACAAAAGCCTTCAGCAGTAGCAAGAAATCCCCCATCAAG GTCTTTGCCGCTCCAGGAAGCCTCGACATCACGCATTCAGGCGGACCAGCCCCAACCCGGAGCTCTCCCAAGGCCCCAAGCCAGGCCCCAAGCCAGGCCCCAAGCCAGGCCCCAAGCCAGGCCCCAAGCCAGGCCCACAGCCAGGCCCCAAGCCAggcccacagccaggcccacagCCAGGCCCCAAGCCAGGCCCCAAGCCAGGCGCCCGCCGCCCATTAGCTACTCACTGGTCAAGCCTCGACCACCGTCCGGCGCTTCTAAACAACCTCCGAGGACCTACAATGACGT CATCAGGAAGGTGGACGCGATGCACTGCAAGGCCAAGTACTGTAGTCTGCTGGGAGCTGACAAGCAGAGGCGCTGCTGCGACGTGTACAGCCAGTGCTGCGCCTACGCCAACCTCCCTCACAGCAACA ATCCCTTCTACTTCGAGAAGAACCCTGTGAACTACTAG